A single region of the Gemmatimonadales bacterium genome encodes:
- a CDS encoding glycogen/starch synthase, whose amino-acid sequence MARISPPAAPGTARAPLSTPAGEPVSVVHLTAEYFPFARTGGLGEAVSGLARFQHDAGLPVAIVMPLYRSVRDAAPDLEPVGPPIRVLLGPRIEEARLFRVAGHGRGRGPQVYFIEHLEFFNRAGIYGENGADYQDNARRFAFLALAACLALPRVMRGPILLHTHDWHTALAPVYLRTVLADDPDTPEAYTVLSVHNPGYQGHFAPAVMPEIGLPWTLFNWRQLEWYGKVNFLKGGLAFTDYAVTVSPTQAEELRTPGGGFGLHGMFTALGPRLVGILNGIDQSVWDPAHDGQITAPYSADSLGDKAKCKRALQRSYGLPQRRKVPLFGMTGRLVTQKGLDLILGSRHLLAQDAQFVFLGSGEPRYERALTGLAGANPDRIGVQLDFTDRLEHRLMAGVDVFLMPSIYEPCGLTQMRAQRYGALPVARRVGGLADTIDDDATGFLFDAYTPMALEAAAFRALDCWADAAAWRHMARAAMAKDFSWQRSATAYLDVYRRAVAHAARV is encoded by the coding sequence GTGGCACGCATCTCCCCGCCCGCCGCACCAGGCACGGCCAGGGCGCCGCTGAGCACGCCGGCCGGCGAGCCGGTGTCCGTCGTGCATCTCACCGCCGAATACTTCCCGTTCGCCCGCACCGGCGGCCTCGGGGAAGCCGTGAGCGGCCTCGCCAGGTTTCAGCACGACGCCGGGCTTCCGGTCGCGATCGTCATGCCGCTGTACCGCTCGGTGCGCGACGCCGCTCCCGACCTCGAGCCCGTGGGACCGCCCATCCGGGTGCTGCTCGGGCCGCGCATCGAGGAGGCGCGGCTCTTCCGCGTGGCCGGGCACGGCCGCGGGCGCGGCCCTCAGGTCTACTTCATCGAGCATCTCGAGTTCTTCAACCGCGCCGGAATCTACGGAGAGAACGGCGCCGATTACCAGGACAACGCGCGGCGCTTCGCGTTTCTGGCGCTCGCCGCGTGCCTCGCGCTTCCTCGCGTGATGCGCGGCCCGATCCTCTTGCACACGCACGACTGGCACACGGCGCTTGCCCCCGTCTACCTCCGCACCGTGCTTGCGGACGACCCTGATACGCCCGAGGCGTACACCGTGCTGTCGGTGCACAATCCCGGCTACCAGGGTCACTTCGCGCCAGCCGTGATGCCCGAGATCGGGCTCCCGTGGACGCTGTTCAACTGGCGGCAGCTCGAGTGGTACGGTAAGGTGAACTTCCTCAAGGGCGGCCTCGCATTCACCGACTACGCGGTGACCGTGAGTCCCACCCAGGCCGAGGAGTTGCGCACGCCGGGCGGCGGGTTCGGCCTGCACGGGATGTTCACCGCCCTCGGGCCGCGGTTGGTGGGGATTCTGAACGGGATCGATCAGTCCGTCTGGGACCCGGCGCACGACGGCCAGATCACCGCGCCGTACTCGGCCGACTCGCTCGGCGACAAGGCCAAGTGCAAGCGCGCGCTGCAGCGTTCCTACGGGCTGCCGCAGCGGCGAAAGGTGCCGCTCTTCGGCATGACCGGCCGGCTGGTCACGCAGAAGGGGCTCGACCTCATCCTCGGGAGCCGGCACCTCCTCGCGCAGGATGCGCAGTTCGTTTTTCTCGGAAGCGGCGAGCCGCGCTACGAGCGCGCGCTCACCGGGCTTGCGGGCGCCAATCCCGACCGCATCGGCGTGCAGCTCGACTTCACCGACCGTCTGGAGCACCGGCTCATGGCGGGCGTGGATGTCTTCCTCATGCCGTCGATCTACGAGCCGTGCGGGCTCACCCAGATGCGGGCGCAGCGCTACGGCGCGCTGCCGGTGGCGCGGCGGGTCGGCGGCCTGGCCGATACGATCGACGACGACGCGACCGGCTTTCTCTTCGATGCATACACGCCGATGGCGCTCGAGGCCGCGGCGTTCCGTGCGCTCGATTGCTGGGCCGACGCTGCGGCCTGGCGGCATATGGCCCGTGCCGCGATGGCAAAGGACTTCAGTTGGCAGCGCTCGGCCACGGCCTACCTGGACGTCTACCGGCGCGCGGTGGCCCACGCCGCCCGCGTTTGA
- the ettA gene encoding energy-dependent translational throttle protein EttA produces MPGPQYIFTMRDLRKVVPPSREILKGIHLAFFPGAKIGVLGANGAGKSTLLRIMAGVDHDFQGVARPADGIRIGYLPQEPALDPAKDVRGNVEEAVAPVRALLTEFETVSARFAEPMDDDEMARLLERQGDVQTRIEAANAWDLERTIDIAMDALRLPAGDADVATLSGGERRRVALCRVLLEQPDMLLLDEPTNHLDAESVAWLERHLAEFPGTVVAVTHDRYFLDNVAGWILELDRGFGIPWQGNYSSWLAQKQQRLAVEEKQASARQRTLERELEWIRMAPRARQAKSKARITAYEQLRDESERAQEGTAEILIPVPARLGDEVVIADGLAKGYGERLLFENLSFALPRGGIVGVIGPNGAGKTTLFRMIVGQEQADAGTLTVGSTVQPAYVDQSRDALDPDHTVYEEISGGQDQLAFGRRQVNARAYCAGFNFRGADQQKRVGDLSGGERNRVHLAKLLKSGGNLLLLDEPTNDLDVDTLRALEQALLDFAGCGVVISHDRWFLDRIATHMLAFEGNSEVVWYEGNYADYIEDLKKRKGPDADQPHRIAYRKLVRT; encoded by the coding sequence ATGCCAGGCCCTCAATACATCTTCACGATGCGGGACCTCCGGAAGGTCGTCCCTCCGAGCCGCGAGATCCTCAAGGGAATTCATCTCGCCTTCTTTCCCGGCGCCAAGATCGGCGTGCTGGGCGCTAACGGCGCCGGCAAGAGCACGCTGCTCCGGATCATGGCGGGTGTGGATCACGATTTTCAGGGTGTTGCGCGCCCTGCGGACGGCATCCGCATCGGCTATCTCCCGCAGGAGCCGGCGCTCGATCCCGCCAAGGACGTGCGCGGCAACGTGGAGGAGGCGGTGGCACCGGTGCGGGCGCTGCTCACCGAGTTCGAGACGGTGAGCGCGCGCTTTGCCGAGCCGATGGACGACGACGAGATGGCGCGACTGCTGGAGCGGCAGGGCGACGTGCAGACCCGCATCGAGGCCGCGAACGCATGGGACCTCGAGCGCACCATCGACATCGCGATGGACGCGCTCCGCCTGCCGGCCGGCGATGCGGATGTAGCCACGCTCTCGGGCGGCGAGCGCCGCCGCGTGGCGCTCTGCCGCGTGCTGCTCGAGCAGCCTGACATGCTGCTGCTCGACGAGCCCACCAACCATCTCGATGCCGAGAGCGTCGCGTGGCTCGAGCGGCACCTGGCGGAGTTTCCGGGGACGGTGGTGGCGGTGACGCACGACCGGTATTTCCTCGACAACGTCGCGGGCTGGATCCTGGAGCTGGACCGCGGCTTCGGCATTCCCTGGCAGGGCAACTACTCGTCATGGCTCGCACAGAAGCAGCAGCGGCTCGCGGTCGAGGAAAAGCAGGCCTCGGCACGACAACGCACGCTGGAGCGGGAGCTCGAGTGGATCCGCATGGCGCCGCGGGCGCGCCAGGCCAAGTCGAAGGCGCGCATCACGGCGTACGAGCAGTTGCGCGACGAGAGCGAGCGGGCGCAGGAGGGCACGGCGGAAATCCTCATCCCGGTGCCGGCGCGGCTCGGCGACGAGGTGGTGATCGCCGACGGGCTCGCCAAGGGCTACGGCGAGCGGCTCCTGTTCGAGAACCTGAGCTTTGCGCTGCCGCGCGGCGGCATCGTCGGCGTGATCGGACCCAATGGCGCGGGCAAGACGACGCTCTTCCGGATGATCGTGGGCCAGGAGCAGGCGGACGCGGGCACGCTCACGGTGGGCAGCACGGTGCAGCCGGCCTACGTCGATCAGTCGCGCGACGCGCTCGATCCGGACCACACGGTGTACGAGGAGATTTCGGGCGGGCAGGACCAGCTCGCGTTCGGGCGCCGACAGGTGAACGCGCGAGCCTACTGCGCCGGGTTCAACTTCCGCGGCGCCGATCAGCAGAAGCGCGTCGGCGATCTCTCAGGCGGCGAGCGGAATCGCGTGCACCTCGCCAAGCTGCTCAAGAGCGGCGGCAACCTGCTGCTGCTCGACGAGCCCACCAACGATCTCGACGTGGACACGCTGCGCGCGCTGGAGCAAGCGCTGCTCGACTTTGCGGGCTGCGGCGTGGTGATCAGCCACGACCGGTGGTTTCTCGACCGGATCGCCACGCACATGCTCGCGTTCGAGGGTAACAGCGAAGTGGTGTGGTACGAGGGGAACTACGCCGACTACATCGAGGACCTCAAAAAGCGGAAGGGGCCGGACGCGGACCAGCCGCACCGTATCGCATACCGGAAGCTCGTGCGGACGTAG
- the glgP gene encoding alpha-glucan family phosphorylase, with the protein MTSQTSRIPYLPARIEGLASIAMNLWWSWSREARDLFRAIDELLWHHVRHNPLDFLCRVDPARVAAAASDRDFLRRYDDVVARMTHELTTGDTWFARNYPDSRDGPVAYFCAEFGLHASVPIYSGGLGVLAGDHCKAASDLGLPMVGVGLFYMKGYFDQRLRLDGWQEDSDEEYDITRTPLEPVRGPRHESFLTVVETMGRPVQVRAWRLMVGRVPVYLLDTNLEANHPDDRGLMSNLYGGGRDLRLRQEWILGVGGVRVLRAVGVNPGVWHANEGHAAFMMVERLRESAARGTAFADALREVRATSIFTTHTPVPAGHDAFAVEQVEACAGPVWDEVGISRDQFFSLGQHPALPGQFHMTAAAVRCAARVNGVSRQHGQVSRHLWRELWPSRPWETVPIGHVTNGVHVRTWMAAPVMDLLDERLGRDWMDRSDDPALWDQVLTLDHQRLWDAHVRLKGVLFDYVREDARHRFADQHTEAAQVVGAGTLLDPKALTIGFARRFATYKRANLIFRDLDRLRRLLVNPWRPVQIVFAGKAHPADNPGKEVLQCVYQFTRDPAFEGRVAFLEDYDMHLAHLLVQGTDVWVNLPRLPLEASGTSGMKAALNGVPQLGTLDGWWKEGYDGLAGWAISPAGETEETDAADAERFYRLLEEQVIPLYYSRDARGVPLGWVEKMRYAIRLAGARFTARRMIQEYVQEYYAPAFHADATADDPPTA; encoded by the coding sequence ATGACGAGCCAGACCAGCCGGATTCCGTACCTCCCCGCGAGGATCGAGGGACTCGCGTCGATCGCCATGAACCTCTGGTGGAGCTGGAGCCGCGAGGCCCGCGACCTCTTCCGCGCCATCGACGAGCTGCTCTGGCACCACGTCCGCCACAATCCACTCGACTTCCTCTGCCGCGTGGACCCCGCACGCGTCGCCGCGGCGGCGAGCGACCGCGACTTCCTCCGCCGCTACGACGACGTCGTCGCGCGGATGACCCACGAGCTCACGACCGGCGACACCTGGTTCGCGCGCAACTATCCCGACTCGCGTGACGGCCCCGTCGCCTATTTCTGCGCCGAGTTCGGCCTCCACGCCTCGGTGCCGATCTACTCCGGCGGCCTGGGCGTTCTGGCCGGCGACCATTGCAAGGCCGCATCCGACCTGGGCCTGCCCATGGTGGGCGTCGGGCTCTTCTACATGAAGGGCTACTTCGACCAGCGGCTCCGGCTCGATGGGTGGCAGGAAGACAGCGACGAGGAGTACGACATCACCCGCACGCCGCTCGAACCGGTACGCGGGCCGCGCCACGAGAGCTTCCTTACCGTGGTCGAGACCATGGGCCGCCCGGTGCAGGTCCGCGCCTGGCGCCTCATGGTGGGCCGCGTGCCGGTCTATCTGCTCGATACCAACCTCGAGGCCAACCACCCCGACGACCGCGGCCTCATGAGCAATCTCTACGGGGGCGGCCGCGATCTTCGCCTCAGGCAGGAGTGGATCCTCGGCGTGGGCGGCGTACGGGTGCTGCGTGCGGTTGGGGTGAATCCCGGCGTGTGGCATGCGAACGAGGGCCACGCGGCGTTCATGATGGTCGAGCGGCTGCGCGAGTCCGCCGCCCGCGGCACCGCCTTCGCCGATGCGCTGCGCGAGGTGCGGGCCACCAGCATCTTCACCACGCACACGCCCGTGCCCGCAGGGCACGACGCCTTTGCCGTCGAGCAGGTGGAGGCGTGCGCCGGCCCGGTGTGGGACGAGGTGGGCATCTCGCGCGACCAGTTTTTCTCGCTGGGACAACATCCCGCGCTCCCCGGCCAATTTCATATGACGGCTGCGGCCGTCCGCTGCGCCGCCCGGGTGAACGGCGTCTCGCGCCAGCACGGCCAGGTGTCCCGTCACCTCTGGCGCGAGCTCTGGCCCAGCCGGCCCTGGGAGACGGTGCCGATCGGTCACGTTACCAACGGCGTGCACGTCCGCACCTGGATGGCGGCGCCCGTCATGGACCTGCTCGACGAGCGCCTGGGCCGCGACTGGATGGACCGCAGCGACGACCCAGCCCTCTGGGATCAGGTGCTCACGCTCGACCACCAGCGGCTCTGGGATGCGCACGTGCGCCTCAAGGGCGTGCTCTTCGACTACGTGCGCGAAGACGCGCGCCACCGCTTTGCCGACCAGCACACGGAGGCGGCGCAGGTGGTGGGCGCCGGGACGCTGCTCGATCCCAAGGCGCTCACGATCGGCTTTGCCCGCCGGTTCGCCACCTACAAGCGCGCCAACCTCATATTTCGCGACCTCGACCGGCTGCGCCGGCTGCTGGTGAATCCATGGCGCCCGGTGCAGATCGTCTTCGCCGGCAAGGCGCATCCCGCCGACAACCCGGGCAAGGAAGTCTTGCAGTGTGTCTACCAGTTCACCCGCGATCCGGCGTTCGAGGGGCGCGTGGCGTTTCTGGAAGACTACGACATGCACCTTGCGCACCTGCTGGTGCAGGGCACCGATGTGTGGGTGAACCTTCCGCGCCTCCCGCTCGAGGCCTCGGGCACGAGCGGCATGAAGGCGGCGCTCAACGGAGTGCCCCAGCTCGGCACCCTCGACGGGTGGTGGAAAGAGGGGTACGACGGGCTCGCGGGATGGGCCATCTCGCCGGCGGGCGAGACCGAAGAGACCGATGCCGCCGACGCCGAGCGATTCTACCGCCTGCTCGAGGAGCAGGTGATTCCCTTGTACTACAGCCGGGACGCCCGCGGCGTCCCGCTTGGCTGGGTGGAGAAGATGCGCTACGCGATCCGACTGGCGGGCGCGCGCTTCACCGCCCGGCGGATGATACAGGAATATGTCCAGGAGTACTACGCACCGGCGTTCCACGCAGACGCAACCGCAGACGATCCCCCCACCGCGTGA